In Opitutus sp., one genomic interval encodes:
- the fliN gene encoding flagellar motor switch protein FliN, whose product MESATIDLVMDVKVKVTVQLGSSMLSMREVLALAAGSVIQLQHKASEPVGLYVNDKLVAYGEVVVVEEHFGIKIIELIGPAS is encoded by the coding sequence ATGGAAAGCGCCACTATTGATCTGGTGATGGATGTGAAGGTGAAGGTCACCGTGCAACTCGGCTCGAGCATGCTCTCGATGCGCGAGGTGCTCGCGCTCGCCGCCGGCTCCGTCATCCAGTTGCAGCACAAAGCCAGCGAGCCGGTCGGCCTCTACGTGAACGACAAACTCGTCGCCTACGGCGAGGTCGTGGTCGTGGAGGAGCATTTCGGCATCAAGATCATCGAGTTGATCGGCCCCGCCTCCTAA
- the fliP gene encoding flagellar type III secretion system pore protein FliP (The bacterial flagellar biogenesis protein FliP forms a type III secretion system (T3SS)-type pore required for flagellar assembly.), whose protein sequence is MPAVLSAQEAPAAPAAAAAPWRLAVDLEGGAGQAGSASVGMQIVVVMTLLSVAPSLILLMTSFTRIVIVLGFVRTAIGVPSAPANQIVTGLALFLTLFIMGPVLEKSYKNGIQPYMEGKQGTAQALEAASQPLREFMLKQTRTRDLEFFLQLGRFPPTKVDDLPLRVVVPAYIISELQTAFQMGFLIFLPFLVIDLLVSATLMALGMMMMPPATIALPFKLLLFVLVDGWHLVVQSLVMSFRV, encoded by the coding sequence ATGCCTGCGGTGTTGAGCGCCCAGGAGGCGCCAGCGGCTCCGGCTGCGGCGGCCGCGCCCTGGCGGCTGGCGGTGGATTTGGAGGGTGGGGCAGGGCAGGCCGGTTCGGCCAGCGTGGGCATGCAGATCGTGGTGGTGATGACGCTCTTGAGCGTTGCCCCGTCGCTGATCCTGTTAATGACCTCGTTTACCCGCATCGTCATCGTGCTCGGGTTTGTACGTACCGCGATCGGCGTGCCCAGTGCCCCGGCCAATCAAATTGTCACCGGGTTGGCCCTGTTCCTGACGCTTTTTATCATGGGGCCGGTGTTGGAGAAATCTTACAAAAACGGGATACAGCCCTACATGGAGGGTAAGCAAGGGACGGCCCAGGCGTTGGAGGCCGCTTCGCAACCCCTGCGCGAGTTCATGCTCAAGCAGACCCGCACCCGCGACCTGGAATTTTTCCTGCAACTGGGGCGTTTTCCACCGACCAAGGTCGATGACCTGCCGCTGCGCGTGGTGGTGCCCGCTTACATCATCAGCGAGCTGCAAACCGCCTTCCAGATGGGCTTCCTCATCTTTTTGCCCTTCCTCGTCATCGATCTGCTCGTCTCGGCCACCCTGATGGCGCTGGGCATGATGATGATGCCGCCGGCGACCATCGCGTTGCCCTTTAAACTCCTGCTCTTTGTCCTCGTTGATGGCTGGCACCTGGTGGTGCAAAGCCTGGTGATGAGTTTCCGCGTATGA
- a CDS encoding flagellar hook capping protein, protein MSTSAITAAAFNPASSTTQPGSMRTPQKALGQADFLKLLTVQLQSQDPMKPMEDTSFMAQMAQFSALQQSSEMAKDMASLQNDFALQSAAGMIGHQVTLNTPNGLVTGLVKSVDVSSGSVNLNVGGTAYPLSKVVGVAPAPASN, encoded by the coding sequence ATGAGCACCTCAGCAATCACCGCAGCCGCCTTTAATCCGGCCTCCTCGACGACCCAACCCGGCTCGATGCGCACGCCGCAGAAAGCCCTCGGTCAGGCGGATTTCTTGAAGTTACTCACCGTTCAGCTCCAGTCCCAGGATCCGATGAAGCCGATGGAGGACACCTCCTTCATGGCGCAGATGGCCCAGTTCTCCGCCCTGCAGCAGTCCTCGGAAATGGCCAAAGACATGGCTAGCCTGCAAAACGATTTCGCCCTGCAGTCGGCCGCCGGCATGATTGGCCACCAAGTCACCCTGAACACCCCCAACGGCCTGGTGACCGGGCTGGTCAAGTCCGTCGATGTCTCTTCGGGCAGCGTCAATCTGAACGTCGGCGGAACCGCCTACCCGTTATCCAAAGTCGTCGGCGTGGCCCCGGCCCCCGCTTCGAATTAA
- a CDS encoding flagellar hook-basal body complex protein, producing MSLIGTLTSGTSALQSFTKGLEVIGNNIANVNTVGFKGSTANFQENFSNTLRASAASTATSSNLSAIQVGTGVKLASINANMNQGALSSTGVSTDLGISGTGFFVVASPIDGSQFATRAGDFRMDDKGFLVTTKGLRVQGLTGGDYLNAPSTVGNVRLRTSSEIAATWPVHNATNIANTAANATVAAAVNTSLAGLVTSAAGQNNAAALATATTALGTATTAETTAIAAAAAAPTNVALATASAAATAVKNALSAAIAAGNSAVLGKPSVTSAFLTSLTTSSTTAAASKVTADTAALAATTPAGLQSYSFDPQGNVIEFYSDGSSATTNKLLLQNFRDPSALQRAGDNLYAGFTAAGPITGSTALDATGLNSPGNNGLGTIQAGRLELSNVDLTEQFANMITVQRSFQASSRIVTVSDSILEEVVNLKR from the coding sequence ATGTCACTCATCGGCACACTCACTTCAGGTACGAGCGCTCTGCAAAGTTTCACCAAGGGCCTCGAAGTCATCGGTAACAATATCGCCAACGTGAACACCGTTGGCTTCAAAGGTTCGACCGCCAATTTCCAAGAAAACTTCAGCAACACCCTGCGCGCCTCCGCCGCCTCCACCGCCACCAGCTCCAATCTTTCGGCCATCCAGGTGGGTACCGGCGTCAAGTTGGCATCGATCAACGCCAACATGAACCAGGGCGCTTTGAGTAGCACCGGGGTGAGCACCGATCTGGGTATTTCCGGCACCGGGTTTTTCGTGGTGGCCAGCCCGATTGACGGCAGCCAATTCGCCACCCGTGCCGGCGATTTCCGCATGGATGACAAAGGCTTTTTGGTCACCACCAAGGGCCTGCGGGTACAGGGCTTAACGGGCGGCGATTACCTGAACGCTCCCAGCACCGTGGGTAACGTCCGCCTGCGCACCAGTTCTGAAATCGCCGCTACCTGGCCGGTGCACAACGCCACCAATATCGCCAACACGGCTGCCAACGCCACCGTGGCCGCCGCCGTCAATACCAGCCTCGCGGGCCTCGTGACCAGCGCGGCTGGCCAAAACAATGCCGCGGCCCTGGCTACCGCTACCACCGCCTTGGGCACGGCGACCACTGCTGAAACCACGGCCATCGCCGCCGCCGCCGCCGCTCCCACCAATGTTGCCCTCGCTACCGCTTCGGCCGCCGCCACCGCTGTTAAGAATGCTCTCAGCGCGGCTATTGCCGCCGGTAACTCAGCCGTACTTGGCAAGCCATCTGTGACCAGTGCCTTTCTGACTTCCCTGACCACCTCCTCGACCACGGCTGCCGCCAGCAAAGTCACCGCTGACACCGCCGCCTTGGCCGCGACCACCCCGGCCGGTCTCCAATCCTACTCCTTCGATCCTCAGGGTAACGTGATTGAGTTCTACTCCGACGGCAGTTCGGCGACGACCAACAAGCTGCTCCTGCAAAATTTCAGGGACCCCTCGGCCCTGCAACGCGCCGGCGACAACCTTTACGCCGGCTTCACCGCCGCCGGTCCCATCACCGGCAGTACCGCTCTCGATGCAACCGGCCTCAATAGCCCCGGTAACAACGGTCTGGGCACCATCCAGGCCGGCAGGCTGGAGTTGTCCAACGTCGATCTCACCGAGCAGTTCGCCAACATGATCACCGTGCAGCGCAGTTTCCAAGCCAGCTCGCGCATCGTCACCGTGTCCGACTCGATCCTTGAGGAAGTCGTGAACCTGAAGCGTTAA
- a CDS encoding flagellar basal body-associated FliL family protein, giving the protein MSDKKPDAAPAAEKGDGHGAAPAAGGGGGGGMKAMMPAIIAIVMAPAATWGVANFVLLPKFKASVAEAVAAGDPEAAAHGEAKPKADAKADAHGAKKADPHGAKKADPHGAKGGGGGEGYKFENVVVNLAGTMGTRYLKATFLITGERPDLAERFAEAKPQLTDITLAVLSSLTLADLEEAGFKNILRERLLASYNQALGSKVAENLYFSEFVVQ; this is encoded by the coding sequence ATGTCCGACAAAAAACCAGATGCGGCACCGGCCGCCGAAAAAGGCGATGGCCACGGGGCGGCGCCAGCTGCGGGCGGCGGTGGTGGAGGTGGAATGAAGGCGATGATGCCGGCGATCATCGCCATCGTGATGGCCCCGGCCGCCACGTGGGGCGTCGCCAATTTCGTGCTGTTGCCCAAGTTCAAGGCCAGCGTGGCTGAGGCGGTGGCCGCCGGCGATCCCGAGGCCGCAGCCCACGGCGAGGCCAAACCTAAGGCCGATGCCAAAGCCGACGCTCATGGTGCCAAAAAAGCCGATCCGCATGGGGCTAAAAAAGCCGACCCGCATGGCGCCAAGGGCGGCGGTGGCGGCGAGGGCTACAAATTTGAAAACGTCGTGGTGAACCTCGCCGGCACCATGGGCACGCGTTACCTCAAGGCCACCTTCCTGATCACCGGCGAGAGGCCCGATTTAGCCGAGCGTTTTGCGGAGGCCAAACCTCAGTTGACTGACATTACGCTCGCGGTGCTGTCCTCGCTTACCCTCGCGGATCTGGAGGAAGCCGGGTTCAAGAACATCCTCCGCGAGCGCTTGCTCGCCTCCTACAATCAGGCCCTTGGCAGCAAGGTGGCCGAAAACCTCTATTTCTCGGAATTTGTAGTGCAGTAA
- a CDS encoding FliM/FliN family flagellar motor switch protein, with translation MGDSTDNIGGGILDQSEIDQLLAAAVAETRPPLIRADGKRIGESEEVRVESYDFRNPTFLTEVELRRLRILHEDFIRYLAARLAMFLRMECGLKMARLQTQSYAKFTEGLASPSHICLFKMEPLVGVGLLDVNPRLALTFVDRLLGGRGHSVKAERYLTEIEVSLLEDVLKIILEEWCSQWREDKELHHAIIGHESNGRFLQTSPRDSVVLALAIEVSFGDCSEQIQIGLPYYTIEPLVKSLQQRRQKDTAPVAAAAKAEWHDVYEHVQLPVRAEWNLPDMPLREIASMRVGDLLEIPMGNIEQTRVLLNGIPKFLGTVGLEGQQVAVKLNRKLTEADQARS, from the coding sequence ATGGGCGACTCCACGGACAATATCGGGGGCGGCATTCTCGACCAGAGCGAGATTGACCAACTGCTGGCTGCGGCAGTGGCCGAGACGCGGCCGCCGCTGATTCGTGCCGACGGCAAACGCATCGGTGAGTCCGAGGAGGTTCGGGTGGAGTCCTACGACTTCCGCAACCCGACCTTCCTGACCGAGGTCGAGCTGCGCCGGTTGCGCATCCTGCACGAGGATTTTATCCGTTATTTGGCCGCCCGCCTGGCCATGTTTTTGCGCATGGAGTGCGGCTTGAAAATGGCGCGCTTGCAGACGCAGTCCTACGCCAAGTTCACCGAGGGGCTGGCGTCGCCCTCGCACATTTGTTTGTTCAAAATGGAGCCCCTGGTCGGGGTGGGTTTGTTGGATGTGAATCCCCGTCTCGCGCTCACGTTTGTCGACCGCTTGCTGGGTGGACGCGGCCATTCTGTGAAGGCCGAGCGTTACCTCACCGAGATTGAGGTTTCGCTGCTGGAGGACGTGCTGAAGATTATTTTGGAGGAGTGGTGTTCGCAGTGGCGCGAGGACAAGGAACTGCACCACGCGATCATCGGCCATGAGAGTAACGGCCGCTTCCTGCAGACCTCGCCGCGCGACTCGGTGGTGCTGGCGCTGGCCATCGAGGTGAGCTTTGGCGACTGCTCTGAGCAGATTCAGATCGGCCTGCCGTATTACACCATCGAGCCCTTGGTTAAATCCCTGCAACAGCGCCGCCAAAAGGACACCGCGCCGGTGGCCGCCGCAGCCAAGGCCGAGTGGCATGATGTGTACGAGCACGTGCAACTGCCCGTGCGCGCCGAATGGAACCTGCCCGACATGCCGCTGCGCGAAATCGCCAGCATGCGCGTGGGCGACCTGTTGGAAATCCCGATGGGCAACATCGAGCAGACCCGCGTACTGCTCAATGGCATCCCCAAATTTTTAGGCACTGTCGGCCTCGAAGGCCAGCAGGTCGCCGTGAAACTCAACCGTAAACTGACCGAGGCTGACCAAGCCCGGTCCTAA
- a CDS encoding flagellar biosynthetic protein FliO, with product MRLPLFTPSSLVRWLTVVVGCVVMETTQLMHAAEPLPTAREGETLLYPAGGPTPAGVAPATPAATSATWVFVVLVGVTAGAVWFWRRRQPSKPGRRGNIQIEDTRALGNRQFLVVASCDGRRFLLGVAAGGIQMLSPLDSQDDLDDANKA from the coding sequence ATGCGCCTCCCCCTTTTCACCCCTTCCAGCCTGGTACGCTGGCTGACAGTGGTCGTTGGCTGCGTCGTTATGGAGACGACGCAGCTGATGCACGCTGCCGAACCCCTTCCAACCGCCCGTGAGGGCGAAACCCTGCTTTATCCTGCCGGCGGCCCGACGCCTGCCGGTGTTGCGCCCGCAACCCCGGCGGCCACCTCCGCGACCTGGGTATTTGTGGTGCTGGTCGGCGTGACCGCCGGCGCGGTGTGGTTTTGGCGCCGCCGGCAACCCAGCAAACCGGGCCGCCGTGGAAATATTCAAATCGAGGATACGCGTGCGCTGGGTAACCGCCAGTTCCTTGTCGTGGCCTCCTGCGATGGCCGCCGGTTCCTGCTCGGTGTCGCTGCCGGCGGCATTCAAATGCTTTCGCCCCTGGATTCCCAAGACGACCTCGATGACGCCAACAAAGCCTAG
- a CDS encoding flagellar FliJ family protein gives MKRFRFRLESIRNLRDVAERKARESFGLAQQQVLIAQQAVEAAEVRRSELNAAISSARTGSFRPSEQVSGLAALGQADREVAEAGRKLGEVEKARDLAREGWLNARRALQVMQKLEERARLAHREASDKAEQTLLDEIASMTLARLGPLA, from the coding sequence ATGAAACGCTTCCGCTTCCGCCTCGAATCGATTCGGAACCTGCGCGATGTCGCCGAGCGCAAGGCGCGCGAGAGCTTCGGCCTGGCGCAGCAGCAGGTGCTTATCGCCCAGCAGGCAGTCGAAGCCGCCGAGGTGCGCCGCAGTGAATTGAACGCCGCGATCTCCAGCGCGCGCACCGGCAGTTTTCGGCCCAGTGAACAGGTTTCCGGTTTGGCTGCGCTGGGCCAGGCTGACCGCGAAGTGGCAGAGGCCGGCCGCAAACTCGGCGAGGTCGAGAAGGCCCGCGACCTGGCGCGCGAGGGCTGGTTAAATGCCCGCCGCGCCCTTCAAGTGATGCAAAAACTCGAGGAGCGCGCTCGGCTCGCGCACCGCGAAGCCAGCGACAAAGCCGAGCAAACCCTGCTGGATGAAATTGCCTCAATGACCCTAGCCCGTTTGGGCCCCCTCGCATGA